A single region of the Leptothrix cholodnii SP-6 genome encodes:
- a CDS encoding Txe/YoeB family addiction module toxin, with product MNWKLVFAKHAQKDARKLLAAGLKPKAEELLAVMANDPFQNPPPYEKLVGDLAGAYSRRINIQHRLVYEVFVEERVVRVLRMWSHYE from the coding sequence GTGAACTGGAAACTGGTGTTCGCCAAACACGCGCAGAAAGACGCCAGGAAACTGCTGGCCGCCGGCTTGAAGCCCAAGGCCGAAGAGCTGCTGGCTGTCATGGCCAACGATCCCTTTCAGAACCCGCCCCCCTATGAAAAACTGGTCGGCGATCTGGCCGGCGCGTACTCACGTCGGATCAACATCCAGCACCGGCTGGTGTACGAGGTGTTCGTGGAAGAACGCGTGGTTCGGGTGCTTCGGATGTGGAGCCACTATGAGTGA
- a CDS encoding type II toxin-antitoxin system Phd/YefM family antitoxin, which yields MTTLTASQARANLYRLIDETAASHQPIHIAGKRTSAVLVSADDWQAIQETLYLLSVPGMRESIKEGMAEPLADSAESLEW from the coding sequence ATGACGACCCTCACCGCCAGCCAAGCGCGCGCCAACCTCTATCGCCTGATCGACGAAACCGCTGCGTCGCACCAACCCATCCACATCGCCGGCAAGCGAACGAGCGCCGTGCTCGTCTCGGCCGACGACTGGCAGGCGATCCAGGAGACGCTCTATCTGCTGTCGGTTCCCGGCATGCGCGAATCCATCAAGGAAGGCATGGCCGAGCCGCTGGCAGACAGCGCTGAAAGTCTCGAGTGGTGA
- a CDS encoding aminopeptidase P family protein: MDTRTASIRQRLTELREALTRHGLGALLLPSADPHLSEYLPERWQGRVRYSGFTGSMGTLVVTTERAVVFADSRYWVQAEAELAGTGVELFKIPTGAATHHLNWLAENLPRGATLAVDGAVLGLASAKALADTLAAKGIVLRTDLDLLDEVWADRPALPTAPVYEHRAPHAAVSRAAKLANVRQAMLQHGASHHFVSTVDDIAWITNLRGADVDYNPVFLAHLLIGAERATLFVGAGKVDGDVAAALAADNITLAPYDAASSHLAHLPAHAVLLVDPRRITLGFRQAVPAAVKVIEAINPSTLAKSRKTADEAAFIRRAMEVDGAAMCAFYAWFEAALGREAITELTIDERLSAERTRQPDYVSLSFPTIAGFNANGAMPHYRATDESHAVISTPHGLAAEGLLLIDSGAQYLGGTTDITRVWPIGMPSAAQKADYTRVLKGTLALSRTRFPLGTLAPMLDSIARAPLWEAGLNYGHGTGHGVGYFLNVHEGPQSISPAIPEPQMAMQPGMVTSIEPGLYRPGRWGIRIENLVLNVASAAGDEFGEFLEFETLTLCPIDTRCIDFSLLRDDERACLNAYHAEVRRRLAPRVTGAARDWLEARTQPI, translated from the coding sequence ATGGACACCCGCACCGCATCGATCCGACAACGCCTCACCGAACTGCGCGAGGCACTCACCCGCCACGGCCTTGGGGCGCTGCTGCTGCCCTCGGCCGACCCGCATCTGAGCGAATACCTGCCCGAGCGCTGGCAGGGCCGGGTGCGCTATTCGGGCTTCACCGGCTCGATGGGCACGCTGGTGGTGACGACCGAGCGGGCCGTCGTGTTTGCCGACAGCCGCTACTGGGTGCAGGCCGAGGCCGAGCTGGCGGGCACCGGCGTGGAGCTGTTCAAGATCCCGACCGGCGCGGCCACGCATCACCTGAACTGGCTGGCCGAGAACCTGCCGCGCGGCGCCACGCTGGCGGTCGACGGCGCGGTGCTCGGGCTGGCGAGCGCCAAGGCGCTGGCCGACACGCTGGCGGCCAAGGGCATCGTGCTGCGCACCGATCTGGATCTGCTCGACGAGGTCTGGGCCGACCGCCCCGCCCTGCCCACCGCGCCGGTCTACGAACACCGCGCGCCGCACGCCGCCGTGAGCCGCGCGGCCAAGCTGGCCAACGTGCGGCAGGCGATGCTGCAGCACGGCGCGAGCCACCACTTCGTCTCGACGGTCGACGACATCGCCTGGATCACCAACCTGCGCGGCGCGGACGTCGACTACAACCCGGTGTTCCTCGCGCACCTGCTGATCGGTGCCGAGCGCGCCACGCTGTTCGTCGGCGCCGGCAAGGTCGATGGCGACGTCGCTGCGGCGCTGGCCGCCGACAACATCACGCTCGCGCCCTACGACGCCGCGTCGAGCCATCTGGCGCATCTGCCGGCCCACGCGGTGCTGCTGGTCGACCCGCGCCGCATCACGCTCGGCTTCCGCCAGGCGGTGCCGGCGGCGGTGAAGGTGATCGAGGCGATCAACCCGAGCACGCTGGCCAAGAGCCGCAAGACGGCCGACGAGGCCGCCTTCATCCGCCGCGCGATGGAGGTGGACGGCGCCGCGATGTGCGCGTTCTACGCCTGGTTCGAGGCCGCACTGGGCCGCGAGGCGATCACCGAGCTGACGATCGACGAACGCCTGAGCGCCGAGCGCACCAGGCAGCCCGATTACGTTTCGCTGAGCTTCCCGACCATCGCCGGCTTCAACGCCAACGGCGCGATGCCGCACTACCGCGCCACCGACGAATCGCATGCGGTGATCTCGACGCCACACGGCCTGGCCGCCGAGGGCCTGCTGCTGATCGACTCGGGCGCGCAGTACCTGGGCGGCACCACCGACATCACGCGGGTCTGGCCGATCGGCATGCCGAGCGCGGCGCAGAAGGCCGACTACACGCGGGTGCTCAAGGGCACGCTGGCCTTGAGCCGCACGCGTTTTCCGCTCGGCACGCTGGCGCCGATGCTCGACTCGATCGCGCGCGCGCCGCTGTGGGAGGCCGGGCTCAACTACGGCCACGGTACCGGCCACGGCGTGGGCTATTTCCTCAACGTGCATGAGGGGCCGCAGAGCATCTCGCCGGCCATCCCCGAGCCGCAGATGGCGATGCAGCCGGGCATGGTGACGTCGATCGAGCCGGGCCTCTACCGCCCCGGGCGCTGGGGCATCCGGATCGAGAACCTGGTGCTGAACGTGGCGTCAGCGGCGGGCGACGAGTTCGGCGAGTTCCTCGAATTCGAGACCCTCACGCTGTGCCCGATCGACACCCGCTGCATCGACTTCAGCTTGCTGCGCGATGACGAGCGGGCTTGCCTCAACGCCTATCACGCCGAGGTGCGACGCCGGCTGGCGCCGCGGGTGACGGGCGCGGCGCGCGACTGGCTCGAAGCGCGCACGCAGCCGATCTAG
- a CDS encoding methyl-accepting chemotaxis protein, whose product MTVSKRLGLGFAVLLLAQLLIGLIGLQSLADLRADVDQVESLRQTRLSTTRDLQDGIGQIGLHSRALALLDAPLQLSREARLLAQQQTRVQQLEQTLRGLDWAPEQRTVVDAVLGAGAAARPLIDAAARMGHEGQNREAVQELLKQVGPAELQWREQTRRLTQTLIEQGQRAAAAAQARHEQAVGLIAVVTLACLLAGSAMAWALVRSVREPVDQAVRMAEGLMHGSEPAHTPQLQGDELDRLHHAMTGLQRRLREGTLRGIDSHATAAPQPAADLPPSLSQSVADFSERPAAAPAASNRPIAADAEGGFVATPSLDAMASLPSLHAGLAGAPVSAQALAINAARVAERGGEVVTQVVSNMEDISASNRKINEILATIDGIAFQTNILALNAAVQAARAGQDSQGAGAVAGEVRGLAQRAASAAREIKGLITASVEKAEAGTRLARDAGATMDAIVSSVQSVTDLVGQITQHPSDEAAKLAEADLSVRRLDDLTRQNAALVEQSASAADALRQQAERLQKVVGAFRLLQQTQEAAWTAHTAIHSARTSARGETQPGGLDPLGGPGSDAGGGHDGPDGARKGSRPPRPGPERGWSNF is encoded by the coding sequence ATGACCGTCTCGAAGCGGCTCGGACTGGGCTTTGCGGTCCTGCTGCTGGCGCAGCTGCTGATCGGGCTGATCGGCCTGCAGTCGCTCGCCGACCTGCGTGCCGACGTCGACCAGGTCGAATCGCTGCGCCAGACTCGCCTGTCCACCACCCGTGACCTGCAGGACGGCATCGGCCAGATCGGCCTGCACAGCCGCGCGCTGGCGCTGCTCGATGCGCCGCTGCAGCTGTCGCGCGAGGCCCGCCTGCTGGCGCAGCAGCAGACCCGCGTGCAGCAGCTCGAGCAGACGCTGCGCGGGCTCGACTGGGCGCCCGAACAGCGCACGGTGGTCGATGCGGTGCTCGGTGCCGGCGCCGCCGCGCGCCCGCTGATCGACGCCGCCGCGCGCATGGGCCACGAGGGCCAGAACCGCGAGGCGGTGCAGGAGCTGCTCAAGCAGGTCGGCCCGGCCGAGCTGCAATGGCGCGAACAGACCCGCCGCCTGACGCAGACCCTGATCGAGCAGGGCCAGCGCGCAGCCGCCGCGGCGCAGGCCCGCCACGAGCAGGCCGTCGGGCTGATCGCGGTGGTCACGCTGGCCTGCCTGCTGGCCGGCTCGGCGATGGCCTGGGCGCTGGTGCGCAGCGTGCGCGAGCCGGTCGATCAGGCCGTGCGCATGGCTGAAGGCCTGATGCACGGCAGCGAGCCGGCGCACACGCCGCAGCTGCAGGGCGATGAACTCGACCGCCTGCATCACGCCATGACCGGCCTGCAGCGACGCCTGCGCGAAGGCACGCTGCGCGGCATCGACAGCCACGCCACCGCCGCGCCGCAGCCGGCCGCGGATCTGCCGCCGTCACTGTCGCAGTCGGTGGCCGATTTCAGCGAGCGGCCTGCTGCGGCGCCGGCCGCATCGAACCGGCCGATCGCCGCGGACGCTGAAGGTGGCTTCGTCGCCACGCCGTCGCTCGACGCGATGGCCTCGCTGCCGTCGCTGCATGCGGGCCTGGCGGGTGCGCCGGTCAGCGCCCAGGCGCTGGCCATCAACGCCGCGCGGGTGGCCGAACGCGGCGGCGAGGTGGTCACGCAGGTGGTCTCCAACATGGAGGACATCTCGGCCTCGAACCGCAAGATCAACGAGATCCTGGCCACCATCGACGGCATCGCCTTCCAGACCAACATCCTCGCGCTCAATGCCGCGGTGCAGGCCGCCCGTGCCGGCCAGGACAGCCAGGGCGCCGGTGCGGTGGCCGGAGAGGTGCGCGGCCTGGCCCAGCGCGCGGCCAGCGCGGCGCGCGAGATCAAGGGCCTGATCACCGCCTCGGTCGAGAAGGCCGAGGCCGGCACCCGGCTGGCGCGCGACGCCGGCGCCACGATGGACGCCATCGTCTCGTCGGTGCAGAGCGTCACCGACCTGGTCGGCCAGATCACCCAGCACCCGAGCGACGAGGCCGCCAAGCTGGCCGAGGCCGACCTGTCGGTGCGCCGCCTCGACGACCTGACGCGCCAGAACGCCGCGCTGGTCGAGCAGAGCGCGTCGGCCGCCGACGCGCTGCGCCAGCAGGCCGAGCGGCTGCAGAAGGTGGTCGGCGCGTTCCGCCTGCTGCAGCAGACCCAGGAAGCCGCCTGGACCGCCCACACCGCCATCCACAGCGCCCGCACCAGCGCGCGTGGCGAGACCCAGCCCGGCGGGCTCGATCCGCTGGGTGGCCCCGGCTCCGACGCGGGTGGCGGCCACGACGGCCCCGATGGCGCCCGCAAGGGCAGCCGCCCGCCGCGCCCGGGGCCCGAACGCGGCTGGTCGAACTTCTAG